One segment of Pelecanus crispus isolate bPelCri1 chromosome 2, bPelCri1.pri, whole genome shotgun sequence DNA contains the following:
- the LOC142593050 gene encoding GSK-3-binding protein-like: protein MPCRPGERFLLLERSVAVGQAGSKEVDALVAKLGEVLQLSAQRAPPPPRAPKHLGPGSARDRAAPYSPRCSGGGLLAPRGPAPPQAQQQHAEPPRPDRSGHQRVTKQLCGRGWLRSAARRRKQPPPGPGDGPAEEEDPHRLLQQLILSGNLIKEAVRRLQLAAAAAAAAAASTASSGSASAGSSGADGEAAEAAAAAAAQPLQ, encoded by the coding sequence ATGCCGTGCCGCCCGGGCGAGcgcttcctgctgctggagcgCTCGGTCGCCGTGGGGCAAGCGGGCTCGAAGGAGGTGGACGCGCTGGTGGCCAAGCTGGGCGAGGTGCTGCAGCTGAGCGCCCagcgggcgccgccgccgccccgcgcccccaaGCACCTggggccgggcagcgcccgcGACCGCGCCGCCCCCTACTCGCCGCgctgcagcggcggcggcctgctggcgccgcgggggccggccccgccgcaagcccagcagcagcacgcCGAGCCCCCGCGGCCGGACCGGAGCGGCCACCAGCGGGTGACCAAGCAGCTGTGCGGCCGGGGCTGGCTGCGGAGCGCCGCCCGCCGGAGGAAGCaaccgccgccggggccgggcgacgggccggcggaggaggaggaccCCCAccggctcctgcagcagctcatcCTCTCCGGCAACCTCATCAAAGAAGCCGTCCGGCGGCTGCAGCtagcggcggcggcagcggcggcggcggcggcctccACGGCCTCCAGCGGCAGCGCCTCGGCGGGGAGCAGCGGCGCGGACGGCGAGGcggccgaggcggcggcggcggcggcggcgcagcccCTGCAGTAG